One region of uncultured Sulfurimonas sp. genomic DNA includes:
- a CDS encoding agmatine deiminase family protein: MKRLIAEFKEQSFTQIIFPHKNSDWVDYLEEAQECFVNIINAIIKHQKCLVVCESIEKVKQHFKEDKNLFFVEYETNDTWARDCSVLCVEDADEIKLLDFTFNAWGGKFEATKDNLMSKSISKIYSAKLDSLDFVLEGGAVESNGVDAILTTSACMLNKNRNPNLDALQITQKLNNFFGASKILYLEHGYLAGDDTDSHIDTLARFVDEKTIMYVKCEDKNDEHYKELKLMEEELQRVASEQDYRLIALPMTDAIFFEEERLPATYANFLFVNGAVIVPTYEVKQDKEALNIFRETFKDREVVGVDCSTLIKQHGSLHCVTMNFACGVSLN; the protein is encoded by the coding sequence ATGAAAAGGTTAATAGCTGAGTTTAAAGAACAAAGTTTTACACAAATAATATTTCCACATAAAAATAGCGATTGGGTAGATTATTTAGAAGAAGCTCAAGAGTGTTTTGTAAACATCATAAATGCAATCATAAAGCATCAAAAATGCTTGGTAGTTTGTGAGAGTATTGAAAAAGTAAAACAACACTTCAAAGAAGATAAAAATCTTTTTTTTGTAGAGTATGAGACTAACGACACTTGGGCTAGAGACTGTTCCGTGCTTTGTGTTGAAGATGCAGATGAAATTAAACTTCTTGATTTTACTTTTAATGCTTGGGGAGGAAAATTTGAAGCTACTAAAGATAATCTTATGAGTAAAAGTATCTCAAAAATTTATAGTGCAAAACTAGACTCTTTAGACTTTGTTTTAGAAGGTGGAGCTGTTGAGAGTAATGGAGTAGATGCAATACTCACAACCTCAGCTTGTATGTTAAATAAAAACAGAAATCCAAATTTAGATGCACTTCAAATCACACAAAAACTAAATAATTTTTTTGGAGCATCTAAGATTTTATATCTTGAACATGGTTATTTAGCAGGAGATGACACTGACTCTCACATAGATACTTTAGCTCGTTTTGTAGATGAGAAAACCATTATGTATGTTAAATGCGAAGATAAAAATGATGAACATTACAAAGAGTTAAAACTTATGGAAGAAGAACTCCAAAGAGTAGCATCTGAGCAAGATTACAGACTAATAGCCCTGCCAATGACAGATGCTATCTTTTTTGAAGAGGAGAGACTTCCTGCTACTTATGCAAATTTTCTTTTTGTAAATGGTGCTGTTATAGTTCCGACTTATGAGGTTAAACAAGACAAAGAAGCGCTAAATATTTTTAGAGAGACTTTTAAAGATAGAGAAGTTGTTGGTGTTGATTGCTCAACACTCATAAAGCAACACGGCTCACTTCACTGTGTCACCATGAACTTTGCTTGTGGAGTTAGTCTCAACTGA
- a CDS encoding alanine racemase, giving the protein MAYIILNKNNFFNNLDIIASRTKSKDKVAIVLKDNAYGHGLKEMAALSCEYGLKKAVVRTQEDAKTVEDFFEYILVLGEIPKTPSKKIRYTINDISSIDKFPENTLVELKVDTGMHRNGILMSELESSFAKIKDARLVLEGVFTHHRSADELTSEWFWQNENFKKVKKEAKSLAQKFGFATPKFHSANSASLFRSENFDEDMTRVGIASYGCLEGDFSLLPVLSLYADKLSSRELKKAQRVGYGGTFEAEEDCIVSNYNFGYGDGFLRNASNKFITPRGAKQVGRISMDNSSFVSNEEKLLIFDNAQDAAKHFDTISYEVLTSLKSYIKREIV; this is encoded by the coding sequence ATGGCTTACATAATTTTAAATAAAAATAATTTTTTTAACAATCTTGACATTATCGCATCTAGAACCAAAAGCAAAGATAAAGTTGCAATCGTTTTAAAAGACAATGCTTATGGGCATGGACTTAAAGAGATGGCAGCTCTTTCATGTGAATATGGTTTAAAAAAAGCAGTTGTAAGAACTCAAGAAGATGCAAAAACTGTAGAAGATTTTTTTGAGTATATTTTAGTGTTAGGCGAAATTCCAAAAACTCCAAGCAAAAAAATAAGATATACAATAAACGATATCTCAAGTATAGATAAATTTCCAGAAAATACTTTAGTTGAGTTAAAAGTAGATACTGGGATGCACAGAAATGGCATATTGATGAGTGAACTAGAGAGTTCATTTGCAAAAATTAAAGATGCTAGACTTGTCTTGGAGGGTGTTTTTACTCATCATAGATCTGCTGATGAGCTGACAAGTGAGTGGTTTTGGCAAAATGAAAACTTTAAAAAAGTAAAAAAAGAAGCCAAATCTTTAGCTCAAAAATTTGGTTTTGCTACACCTAAATTTCATTCGGCAAACTCAGCATCTCTTTTTAGAAGTGAAAACTTTGATGAAGATATGACAAGAGTTGGTATTGCATCTTATGGTTGTTTGGAGGGAGATTTTTCTCTTTTGCCTGTTCTTAGTTTATATGCCGATAAACTCTCATCAAGAGAGCTTAAAAAAGCTCAAAGAGTTGGTTATGGCGGAACTTTTGAAGCTGAAGAAGATTGTATAGTTTCAAACTACAACTTTGGTTATGGAGATGGTTTTTTACGAAATGCATCAAATAAGTTTATAACTCCAAGAGGCGCGAAACAAGTTGGAAGAATCTCTATGGATAATAGCTCATTTGTAAGTAACGAAGAAAAACTTTTAATATTTGACAATGCTCAAGATGCTGCAAAACATTTTGATACTATAAGTTATGAAGTTTTAACATCTTTAAAGAGTTATATAAAAAGAGAGATAGTTTAA
- a CDS encoding PP0621 family protein, whose amino-acid sequence MILKLLLIVIVIAVVYFMFIKKKPSINTNKKDTTQKNNKEEVQSNDMVECSQCGIYCEIDDSILSNNKYYCSQECLKKS is encoded by the coding sequence ATGATACTAAAATTATTACTTATTGTTATTGTTATAGCTGTTGTTTATTTTATGTTTATAAAGAAAAAACCAAGCATTAATACAAATAAAAAAGACACAACTCAAAAAAATAACAAAGAAGAAGTACAAAGCAATGACATGGTAGAGTGTTCTCAATGTGGAATCTACTGTGAAATTGATGATTCAATTTTAAGTAACAACAAATACTACTGCTCGCAAGAGTGCCTAAAGAAGTCATAA
- the rsmG gene encoding 16S rRNA (guanine(527)-N(7))-methyltransferase RsmG, with translation MDLKATLSKDNIQLPDNFFYNIQKYKEHLFKWNKIHNLTGAKDENSINEFIYDAVFPVSFLPKAKTLLDIGTGAGFPGMILALALPDTKVTLVEPLTKRASFLQFIKANLGLDNVRVVKKRVEEMDAEIFDIVTSRAVTDTQMLLNLSKNFRDENSKLLFYKGERVYDEVDESMNHKIIKIKNRHYLLIGED, from the coding sequence GTGGATTTAAAAGCTACACTCTCAAAAGACAATATACAACTACCTGATAATTTTTTTTATAATATTCAAAAATACAAAGAGCATCTCTTTAAATGGAATAAAATCCACAATCTAACTGGTGCAAAAGATGAAAATTCTATAAATGAATTTATCTATGATGCAGTCTTTCCTGTTAGTTTTTTGCCAAAAGCCAAGACTCTTTTAGACATTGGAACAGGTGCTGGTTTTCCAGGTATGATTTTAGCTCTTGCACTTCCTGATACAAAAGTAACTTTAGTAGAGCCACTAACAAAAAGAGCAAGTTTTTTACAATTTATAAAGGCTAATTTAGGTCTTGATAATGTTAGGGTTGTAAAAAAACGAGTAGAAGAAATGGATGCTGAGATTTTTGACATAGTAACTTCAAGAGCAGTTACAGATACTCAGATGCTACTAAACTTAAGTAAAAACTTTCGTGATGAAAACTCAAAACTACTTTTTTACAAAGGCGAGAGAGTTTATGATGAAGTTGATGAGAGTATGAATCATAAAATCATAAAGATTAAAAATAGACACTATTTACTTATTGGAGAGGACTAA
- a CDS encoding PAS domain-containing protein, whose translation MAHPTPTNNEIKLSQKRYIVSKTDAKGIIEYGNDYFVEISGYSEAELIGKPHSIVRHPDMPRIAFKLMWDRIKQGKNFMAVVKNLAKDGSYYWVVTDFEPKVDPITNEIISHTAFRKAAPQKAIDAMIPIYAKLLEIEKEGGMEASEKYLRGFLEEKNTTYDDFINDLVGNKGLFKIFFTAMKKMFS comes from the coding sequence GTGGCACATCCAACACCTACAAACAATGAAATCAAATTAAGCCAAAAACGCTATATAGTTTCTAAAACGGACGCTAAAGGTATTATTGAATATGGAAATGATTACTTTGTAGAAATTTCAGGATATAGTGAAGCTGAACTTATAGGTAAGCCTCACTCTATTGTAAGACATCCAGATATGCCTCGCATAGCTTTTAAACTTATGTGGGACAGAATAAAACAAGGCAAAAATTTTATGGCTGTTGTTAAAAACTTGGCAAAAGATGGGAGTTACTACTGGGTTGTTACAGATTTTGAGCCAAAAGTTGATCCAATAACAAATGAAATCATTTCTCATACAGCATTTAGAAAAGCAGCACCACAAAAAGCTATAGACGCTATGATTCCAATCTATGCAAAACTTTTAGAGATAGAAAAAGAGGGTGGGATGGAAGCTAGTGAAAAATACCTGCGTGGATTTTTAGAAGAAAAAAACACTACCTATGATGATTTTATTAATGATTTAGTAGGAAACAAAGGCCTATTTAAAATCTTTTTTACAGCTATGAAAAAGATGTTCTCATAA
- a CDS encoding CZB domain-containing protein, with the protein MNKEKTLESIQNARKAHEAQMSKIKAAMDGEKVNNPTAVSKTKCDFGQWLYDDENHLRDILGSLFYNNMEVLHARWHSEYFRIFEILFKENKKGLFSKILGSSKISEMEIDKVRLYYSELELTTKELLKALGSSERRISALAESKFY; encoded by the coding sequence ATGAATAAAGAAAAAACACTAGAATCAATCCAAAATGCACGAAAAGCTCATGAAGCTCAAATGAGTAAAATCAAAGCTGCCATGGATGGAGAAAAAGTAAATAATCCGACCGCTGTTTCAAAAACTAAGTGTGATTTTGGGCAATGGCTATATGATGATGAAAATCACTTACGAGATATACTAGGTTCACTTTTTTATAATAATATGGAAGTTTTACATGCAAGATGGCATAGTGAGTATTTTAGAATTTTTGAGATACTCTTTAAAGAGAACAAAAAAGGACTATTTTCAAAAATTTTAGGTTCTTCAAAAATAAGTGAAATGGAGATAGATAAAGTAAGGCTTTATTACTCTGAGCTTGAATTAACTACAAAAGAGTTACTTAAAGCACTAGGTTCTTCAGAGCGAAGAATAAGTGCTTTAGCGGAATCTAAATTTTATTAA
- the ribA gene encoding GTP cyclohydrolase II, producing the protein MNIEISEVASLPSRFGDFKVKAFKEGKKEHLVIYKKNLSEVPTVRVHSECLTGDALGSLKCDCRDQLEYALNLIDKEDGMVIYLRQEGRNIGLLNKINAYALQDKGFNTVEANHQLGFRADERTYEIVTYILHHFGIKKIKLLTNNPDKVNSISDIEIVQRVPIIMKSNQYNEGYLSVKKDEMGHLF; encoded by the coding sequence TTGAATATAGAGATTTCAGAAGTAGCCTCCTTACCATCAAGATTTGGAGACTTCAAAGTAAAGGCCTTTAAAGAAGGCAAAAAAGAACACCTAGTTATATATAAAAAAAACTTATCAGAAGTTCCAACTGTACGAGTTCACTCAGAGTGCTTAACAGGGGATGCTTTAGGTAGTTTAAAGTGTGATTGTAGAGATCAGCTTGAGTATGCATTAAATCTTATTGACAAAGAAGATGGAATGGTAATTTACTTAAGGCAAGAGGGAAGAAACATAGGTCTTTTAAATAAAATAAATGCTTACGCACTGCAAGACAAAGGTTTCAACACTGTAGAAGCAAATCATCAACTCGGCTTTCGTGCGGATGAGAGAACTTATGAGATTGTAACTTATATACTACATCATTTTGGTATCAAAAAAATAAAACTACTTACAAATAATCCTGATAAAGTAAACTCTATAAGCGACATAGAGATTGTACAAAGAGTACCAATTATCATGAAATCAAATCAATATAATGAAGGCTATTTAAGTGTTAAAAAAGATGAAATGGGACATCTTTTTTAA
- the hemB gene encoding porphobilinogen synthase: MFQRFRRTRLNKHLRALVRETSVSVDDFIYPLFVRSGEGIKTEVASMPGVFQMSLDEILKECVELKKLGLYSIILFGIPKVKDSIGSDSLCEHGIIASAVRAIKKEHPDMFVVTDLCFCEYTDHGHCGIIDEVKETVNNDATLEISAEQALIHAKAGVDMIAPSGMMDGIIETLRDALDANGYENLPIMAYSTKFASGYYGPFRDVAESTPSFGDRATYQMDPANRREAINESISDELQGADILMVKPALAYLDIVREIKDNTSLPMAVYNVSGEYAMLKIAGKNNLIDYDRVVMETMISFKRAGADIIISYHAKEVAQMLQK; encoded by the coding sequence ATGTTTCAAAGATTTCGTAGAACACGTTTAAACAAGCATCTTCGCGCATTAGTAAGAGAAACAAGTGTTAGTGTAGATGATTTTATCTATCCACTTTTTGTTCGCTCAGGAGAGGGTATAAAAACAGAAGTTGCATCTATGCCTGGTGTGTTTCAAATGAGTTTGGATGAGATTTTAAAAGAGTGTGTAGAACTTAAAAAGCTTGGACTTTACTCTATCATACTTTTTGGTATTCCTAAGGTAAAAGACTCTATTGGTTCAGACTCTTTATGCGAGCATGGAATTATTGCATCTGCTGTTCGTGCTATAAAAAAAGAGCATCCAGATATGTTTGTTGTAACTGATCTTTGTTTTTGTGAGTACACAGATCATGGACATTGTGGAATTATTGATGAGGTAAAAGAGACTGTAAACAATGATGCTACACTAGAAATATCTGCCGAGCAAGCTCTTATCCATGCAAAAGCAGGAGTTGATATGATAGCACCATCTGGAATGATGGATGGCATTATAGAGACTCTTAGAGATGCGCTAGATGCCAATGGTTATGAAAATCTTCCTATTATGGCTTACTCAACTAAGTTTGCATCTGGATACTATGGACCATTTCGTGATGTAGCAGAATCAACGCCTAGTTTTGGAGATCGTGCTACTTATCAGATGGACCCAGCAAACAGAAGAGAGGCTATAAATGAGTCTATTTCAGATGAGTTACAAGGTGCTGATATTTTAATGGTAAAACCAGCCTTAGCTTACTTAGATATTGTACGTGAAATTAAAGACAACACTTCTCTACCAATGGCAGTTTATAATGTAAGCGGTGAATATGCGATGCTTAAAATCGCAGGTAAAAATAACTTAATAGATTATGATAGAGTTGTTATGGAGACTATGATAAGCTTTAAGAGAGCTGGAGCTGATATTATCATCTCTTATCATGCAAAAGAAGTTGCACAGATGCTTCAAAAGTAA
- the argF gene encoding ornithine carbamoyltransferase, protein MRHFLTLKDFTKEEILEIVDIGLQIKKNLKSKIYNKELQNQTLAMIFEKSSTRTRVSFETGMFQLGGHALFLSNRDIHLGRGEPVKDTARVISSMCDMVMIRTFEHSMIEEFAKYSRVPVINGLTDSYHPVQLLADYMTLVEHNASENIVCAYIGDGNNMTHSWMMLCAKLGFELRIATPKGYEVNEQILKESLALAQESGAVIKTMNDPNEAAKGATVITTDTWTSMGQEEEKEERIKTFKGFMVDDKMMALAHKDAKFLHCLPAYRGLEVSEDVFEKHSEIVFNEAQNRLHAQKGLMVWLDKQR, encoded by the coding sequence TTGAGACACTTTTTAACACTTAAAGATTTTACAAAAGAAGAGATTTTGGAGATTGTAGATATTGGTTTACAAATTAAAAAAAATCTAAAATCTAAAATTTATAACAAAGAGTTACAAAACCAAACTCTAGCAATGATTTTCGAGAAGAGTTCAACTAGAACAAGAGTTAGTTTTGAAACTGGAATGTTTCAACTTGGTGGACATGCACTATTTTTATCAAACCGTGACATTCACTTAGGTCGAGGTGAGCCTGTAAAAGATACAGCTAGAGTTATCAGTAGTATGTGTGATATGGTTATGATAAGAACTTTTGAACACTCTATGATAGAAGAGTTCGCAAAATACTCTAGAGTTCCTGTTATAAATGGCTTAACAGACTCATATCATCCTGTTCAACTCTTAGCTGATTACATGACTTTAGTAGAGCATAATGCAAGTGAAAATATAGTTTGTGCATACATAGGCGATGGAAATAATATGACACATTCATGGATGATGCTGTGCGCTAAACTTGGATTTGAACTTCGCATTGCTACTCCAAAAGGTTATGAAGTTAATGAGCAGATTTTAAAAGAATCTCTTGCTTTAGCTCAAGAGAGTGGGGCAGTTATTAAAACTATGAATGATCCAAATGAAGCAGCTAAGGGTGCTACTGTGATTACTACAGATACATGGACTTCAATGGGTCAAGAAGAAGAAAAAGAAGAGCGTATAAAAACTTTTAAAGGTTTTATGGTAGATGACAAAATGATGGCATTGGCTCACAAAGATGCTAAGTTTTTACACTGTTTGCCTGCTTATAGAGGCTTGGAAGTTAGTGAAGATGTCTTTGAAAAGCATTCAGAGATTGTGTTTAATGAAGCTCAAAATAGACTTCATGCACAAAAAGGCTTAATGGTTTGGTTAGATAAACAAAGATAA
- a CDS encoding nitrate- and nitrite sensing domain-containing protein, giving the protein MRILLLIITLFFSLSAKSLFSNSNQADNSKYIGALKDLIISTQKTRGLTNNYLNGNTTSMLLVYGTRKEMKKAIGIMESLPLASDPIINNRATSISQSLVKLNRKAFKKDSTVVFEEYTELIEQTLMLAQTVSKHGSKDLNPLGKQLSTIMMEVILPLSEYVGQMRGMGSGIVAKKSITKVQKAQMQAIIYEIDSLTTQLIKDTQQIASNNQNSFTPDLSLKLNSIKKSSDKYIALTNNEVINKTVISCDTDDYFNEGTDFISLLIDLYNINNKVILNDSKGWI; this is encoded by the coding sequence ATGCGTATTTTACTACTTATTATTACACTGTTTTTTAGCCTTAGCGCTAAATCATTATTTAGTAATTCAAATCAAGCAGATAATTCAAAATACATTGGTGCATTAAAAGACCTTATTATATCTACACAAAAAACACGTGGTCTTACAAATAACTATTTAAACGGAAACACAACTTCCATGTTGCTAGTATATGGAACTAGAAAAGAGATGAAAAAAGCTATAGGCATTATGGAGTCTCTGCCTCTTGCATCTGATCCAATTATAAACAATCGTGCAACAAGCATAAGTCAATCCCTTGTAAAACTTAATCGTAAAGCTTTTAAAAAAGATTCTACTGTAGTTTTTGAAGAGTATACAGAGCTAATAGAACAGACTTTAATGCTTGCTCAAACTGTGAGTAAACACGGTTCAAAAGATCTCAATCCACTTGGTAAACAATTATCAACAATAATGATGGAAGTTATACTTCCTTTATCTGAGTATGTTGGACAAATGAGAGGAATGGGTTCTGGGATAGTTGCAAAAAAAAGTATAACAAAAGTACAAAAAGCTCAAATGCAAGCAATAATTTATGAAATAGATTCTTTAACTACACAACTCATAAAAGACACTCAACAAATCGCTTCTAATAATCAAAATAGTTTTACTCCGGATTTATCTCTTAAGCTTAACTCCATCAAAAAATCTAGTGACAAATATATAGCTTTAACAAACAATGAAGTCATAAATAAAACAGTGATTTCTTGTGATACTGATGATTACTTTAACGAAGGGACAGATTTTATTTCACTGCTTATTGATCTTTATAATATAAACAATAAAGTAATATTAAATGATTCAAAAGGGTGGATATAA
- the trpS gene encoding tryptophan--tRNA ligase: MRVFTGIQPSGDLHIGNYFGSIKQMVDAQDSSDTFAFIANYHAMTSGGKDLSRLTMQCATDFLALGIDPKKSVFWVQSDVKEVLELYWILSSFTPMGLLERAHSYKDKTAKGIPANHALFSYPVLMAADILLFASDVVPVGKDQIQHVEIARDIATKFNNEYGDILVMPEFRVQEEVQTVPGIDGQKMSKSYGNVVNIFGEEKKQMKTIKKIVTENVAMEEPKEFENCNVYNMAKLFLQGDNLIELQNRYKSGGEGHGHFKVYLGEIMWEYFREYREKREYYEKNQDEVREILKMGANKARDIAMPMIEKIRTATGITY; the protein is encoded by the coding sequence ATGAGAGTATTCACAGGCATACAACCTTCTGGTGATTTACATATTGGAAACTATTTTGGTTCCATAAAACAAATGGTAGATGCTCAAGATAGTAGTGATACCTTTGCATTTATAGCAAACTATCACGCTATGACAAGTGGTGGTAAGGATTTATCAAGACTTACAATGCAGTGTGCTACTGATTTTTTAGCTTTAGGAATAGATCCGAAAAAATCAGTTTTTTGGGTCCAATCAGATGTAAAAGAAGTTCTAGAACTTTACTGGATTTTATCCTCTTTTACTCCTATGGGACTTCTTGAACGTGCTCATAGTTACAAAGATAAAACAGCTAAAGGCATCCCCGCAAATCACGCACTTTTTTCATATCCTGTACTTATGGCTGCTGATATTTTACTCTTTGCTTCAGATGTAGTTCCAGTTGGAAAAGATCAAATTCAACATGTTGAAATTGCAAGAGATATAGCTACAAAATTCAACAATGAATATGGTGATATCTTGGTAATGCCAGAGTTTAGAGTTCAAGAAGAGGTTCAAACTGTTCCTGGAATTGATGGACAAAAAATGTCTAAAAGTTATGGAAATGTTGTAAATATTTTTGGTGAAGAAAAGAAACAGATGAAAACAATTAAAAAAATTGTTACTGAAAATGTTGCCATGGAAGAACCAAAAGAGTTTGAAAATTGTAACGTTTACAATATGGCTAAGCTATTTTTACAAGGAGATAATCTTATTGAACTTCAAAATAGATACAAAAGTGGTGGTGAAGGTCATGGACACTTTAAAGTTTATCTTGGTGAAATTATGTGGGAATATTTTAGAGAATATAGAGAAAAACGTGAATATTACGAAAAAAATCAAGATGAAGTTAGAGAGATTTTAAAGATGGGTGCCAATAAGGCTAGAGATATAGCTATGCCAATGATAGAAAAAATTAGAACTGCTACTGGTATAACTTATTAA
- the raiA gene encoding ribosome-associated translation inhibitor RaiA — MKVQIRAKDVTLHADARAHIESAIDGFSRYSLDITSVNVSVKTEKKGISIEFDIRIAHSEPVIINQSDDDLDSAIDLAVERASKALRRLHTKIIDHNKISIKELESIDS; from the coding sequence ATGAAAGTACAAATTCGTGCTAAAGATGTTACATTACATGCAGATGCAAGGGCTCATATCGAGTCTGCAATAGATGGTTTTTCAAGATATTCATTAGATATTACATCAGTAAATGTCAGTGTTAAAACTGAAAAAAAAGGTATATCCATAGAGTTTGATATAAGAATTGCTCATTCAGAGCCTGTTATTATTAATCAAAGTGATGATGATTTAGATAGCGCAATAGATTTAGCAGTTGAGAGAGCGTCAAAAGCTCTTCGTCGTTTACATACTAAGATAATAGACCACAATAAAATCTCTATAAAAGAGCTAGAGTCTATTGACTCTTAG
- the hemJ gene encoding protoporphyrinogen oxidase HemJ has protein sequence MDYYLWILTFHIMSVLSWMAMLFYQPRLYVYHTEHKDKPDFVEVVKIQEYKMYKYIGLPAMWATVISGIWMLYLRTDLLQDDIWMYAKILVVIALMAYSFSLERYRIELERENYSKSGNFFRAYNEVPTVLSLLIVGYVVTKTFSFVFTIITLAIGAFVIYRVMKQVPKA, from the coding sequence ATGGACTATTACTTATGGATACTTACCTTTCATATTATGTCAGTTTTATCGTGGATGGCAATGCTTTTTTACCAACCAAGACTATATGTTTATCATACGGAGCATAAAGATAAACCTGACTTTGTAGAAGTTGTAAAAATTCAAGAATATAAAATGTACAAATACATAGGACTTCCTGCAATGTGGGCTACTGTAATAAGTGGAATTTGGATGCTATATTTAAGAACAGACTTATTACAAGATGATATATGGATGTATGCTAAAATTTTAGTAGTTATAGCGCTTATGGCATACTCATTTTCTTTAGAGCGTTATAGAATCGAGTTAGAGCGTGAAAATTATTCAAAAAGTGGAAACTTTTTTAGAGCTTACAATGAAGTACCGACCGTTTTGTCTTTGCTAATTGTAGGATATGTAGTTACTAAAACATTTTCTTTTGTTTTTACTATTATAACTTTAGCCATTGGTGCTTTTGTTATTTATAGAGTAATGAAACAAGTACCAAAAGCCTAA
- the der gene encoding ribosome biogenesis GTPase Der — protein MKKIAIIGRPNVGKSSLFNRLVKKRDAITSDLAGTTRDVKRKNTVIINKEAQILDTGGLDKGCELFDKIKEMSLKAAYKADIILYMVDGKSIPEDEDKKLFYELQTLGKDVALVVNKIDNDKLKENLWDYYEFGTDAIFGISVSHNRNTVELLEWIASKIPDSDIVKDDSDEDIQILEEDNEEIDDEEFFANNHDEDDDGYTYWDEDEMDGLTEDDTIFGNNDRIKEFDETDVNHIKIAIIGRTNVGKSSLLNALLGEERSVVSSVAGTTIDPIDETVDYKDKQLTFVDTAGLRRRGKILGIEKYALMRTTEMLENANMALIVLDASEPFLDLDEKIAGLVDSNRLASIIVLNKWDISKKEEHDKIVKEVRERFKFLAYAPIITISAKSHQRVDKLHDMILEINENYSQRIPTSKINEVIEKALRRHTLPSVSGQVIRIYYATQYETRPPKIAIVMNKPSGLHFTYRRYLANKMREAFNFSGTPLLFKAKKKGEK, from the coding sequence ATGAAAAAAATCGCAATTATTGGTCGTCCTAACGTTGGAAAAAGTTCGCTTTTCAATCGTTTAGTAAAAAAAAGAGATGCCATAACATCTGATTTAGCTGGAACAACCAGAGATGTTAAAAGAAAAAATACTGTAATAATAAATAAAGAAGCCCAAATCCTTGACACTGGCGGATTGGATAAGGGTTGTGAACTCTTTGACAAGATAAAAGAGATGTCACTAAAAGCTGCTTACAAAGCCGACATCATTCTATATATGGTAGATGGAAAAAGTATTCCTGAAGATGAAGATAAAAAACTCTTTTATGAACTACAAACTCTTGGAAAAGATGTTGCACTTGTAGTAAATAAAATAGACAATGACAAGCTCAAAGAAAATCTTTGGGATTATTATGAATTTGGAACAGATGCTATATTTGGAATTTCTGTTTCACATAATAGAAACACAGTTGAGCTTCTAGAATGGATAGCTTCAAAAATTCCAGATAGTGATATAGTTAAAGATGATTCAGATGAAGATATTCAAATTTTAGAAGAAGACAATGAAGAGATAGACGATGAAGAGTTTTTCGCAAATAATCACGATGAAGATGATGATGGTTATACTTATTGGGATGAAGACGAAATGGATGGTCTTACGGAAGATGATACAATCTTTGGAAACAATGACCGCATAAAAGAATTTGATGAAACTGATGTAAATCACATAAAAATTGCAATTATTGGGCGCACAAATGTAGGTAAAAGTTCACTTTTAAATGCTCTTCTTGGTGAAGAACGCTCAGTAGTTAGTAGCGTAGCTGGGACTACAATTGATCCTATTGATGAAACTGTTGACTACAAAGACAAACAGCTTACATTTGTTGATACAGCAGGTCTTCGTCGTCGTGGTAAGATTTTAGGAATTGAAAAATATGCTCTTATGAGAACCACAGAGATGCTAGAAAATGCAAATATGGCACTAATAGTTTTAGATGCAAGTGAGCCTTTTTTAGATTTAGATGAAAAAATTGCAGGTTTAGTTGATAGCAACAGACTTGCATCTATCATTGTTTTAAACAAATGGGATATTTCAAAAAAAGAAGAACATGACAAAATTGTAAAAGAGGTTCGTGAGAGATTTAAGTTTTTGGCTTATGCACCCATCATAACAATCTCTGCAAAATCTCATCAAAGAGTTGATAAGCTTCACGATATGATTTTAGAAATAAATGAAAATTATTCTCAAAGAATTCCAACTTCAAAGATAAATGAAGTGATTGAAAAAGCTCTTAGACGACATACACTTCCAAGTGTAAGCGGTCAAGTTATTCGCATCTACTATGCAACTCAATATGAAACTAGACCACCAAAAATAGCAATAGTTATGAATAAACCAAGCGGTCTTCACTTTACATATAGACGCTATTTGGCAAACAAAATGAGAGAAGCATTTAACTTTAGCGGAACACCGCTTCTGTTTAAGGCTAAGAAAAAAGGGGAGAAATAG